The genomic segment TTTTGGCTCTTTGAGCGCGGCGGCCGTCGTTTCCGGACGATCGAGCAGTTCCACGAGCGCCATGGGTGCGTTATCCCCCTGGCGAAAGCCGAACTTCAGGATGCGCAGATAGCCGCCGTCGCGCTTGGCGTAGCGCGGCCCCAGCTCGTTGAACACCTTGGTCACCATGGCCCGATCGCGCAGCCGCGCGAACGCCAGACGCCGGTTGGACAGCGACGGCTTCTTGCCGAGCGTAATGATCGGCTCGGCCACGCGGCGCAGCTCCTTGGCCTTGGGCAGCGTGGTCTTGATGACCTCGTGCCGCAGCAGCGAGTTGGTCATATTGCGCAGCATCGCTTCGCGATGCGCGCTGGTGCGATTGAGTTTGCGCAGTCCCAGTCGGTGACGCATGGTCGTTTTCCTTGTTCAGACCTTCTCGAGTCCGGCCGGTGGCCAGTTCTCCAGCTTCATCCCCAGGGTCAGCCCGCGCGCGGCCAGCACTTCCTTGATCTCGTTGAGCGACTTGCGGCCGAGATTCGGGGTCTTGAGGAGCTCGGTCTCGGTGCGCTGGATGAGGTCGCCGATATAGTAGATGTTCTCCGCCTTCAAGCAGTTGGCCGATCGCACGGTGAGTTCCAGGTCGTCGACCGGGCGCAGCAGGATCGGATCGACCTGGGGCGTCTTGGGGGTCTCCACCTGCACCGGTGTGCCCTTCAGATCGGCAAAGCTCGACAACTGCTCCATCAGGATGCGCGCCGCGTAACGGATGGCTTCCTCGGGTTCG from the Burkholderiales bacterium genome contains:
- the rplQ gene encoding 50S ribosomal protein L17 translates to MRHRLGLRKLNRTSAHREAMLRNMTNSLLRHEVIKTTLPKAKELRRVAEPIITLGKKPSLSNRRLAFARLRDRAMVTKVFNELGPRYAKRDGGYLRILKFGFRQGDNAPMALVELLDRPETTAAALKEPKK